In Arthrobacter ramosus, one DNA window encodes the following:
- the rpoZ gene encoding DNA-directed RNA polymerase subunit omega, whose amino-acid sequence MSTNLEGIINPPIDELLAAADSKYGLVIFGAKRARQINAYYAQLHEGLFEYVGPLVDTKLNEKSLSIALREINEGLLVSTPIEPAE is encoded by the coding sequence GTGTCCACGAACCTTGAAGGCATCATCAACCCGCCGATCGACGAGCTGCTTGCTGCTGCCGATTCAAAGTACGGCCTGGTGATTTTCGGCGCCAAGCGCGCGCGCCAGATCAACGCGTACTACGCACAGCTGCACGAGGGCCTCTTCGAATACGTTGGCCCGCTGGTCGACACGAAGCTGAACGAGAAGTCGCTTTCCATCGCCCTGCGCGAGATCAACGAAGGCCTGCTGGTTTCCACTCCCATCGAGCCCGCAGAGTAA
- the mihF gene encoding integration host factor, actinobacterial type — protein sequence MTLKALSPEERSDALEKAARARARRALAKEQLRSGELSIARLIKSAQTDEAIARMRVSELIEAVPGIGPVRAAAIMAEIGIAPSRRLRGLGIHQSRSLIDFMEDKYSV from the coding sequence GTGACCTTAAAGGCTCTGTCACCAGAGGAACGTTCCGATGCCTTGGAAAAGGCAGCGAGAGCCCGGGCAAGACGGGCTCTCGCGAAGGAACAGCTCAGGTCGGGCGAACTCAGCATTGCCCGGCTGATCAAGTCGGCGCAGACTGACGAGGCTATCGCCCGCATGCGTGTTTCCGAGCTGATCGAGGCTGTCCCAGGCATTGGCCCGGTCCGGGCGGCGGCCATCATGGCGGAGATTGGAATCGCCCCTTCACGCAGGCTCAGGGGCCTGGGAATTCACCAGTCCCGGTCGCTGATAGATTTTATGGAAGACAAATACAGCGTTTAA
- the coaBC gene encoding bifunctional phosphopantothenoylcysteine decarboxylase/phosphopantothenate--cysteine ligase CoaBC, with amino-acid sequence MRIVLGVGGGIAAYKVASLLRLFTEAGHNVTVIPTEAANRFVGVATWEALSGNPVSNSVFDDVEKVNHVRLGHEADLIVVAPATADLLAKAATGQAGDLLTNTLLMAHGPVLFAPAMHTEMWHNQATQANVETLRSRGITVLEPAVGRLTGADSGPGRLPEQEAIFAAAMALVDASSPSTRLAGPKPLAGRTVTISAGGTRESLDPVRFLGNRSSGKQGVALAAAALDAGAHVRFLAAHMEVQAPAGVELIQVESALELRDAALEAAVGSDVVIMAAAVADFRPAEVSDTKIKKVNGNDAPVVRLVQNPDILHELVVRRDAEASTQLIIGFAAETGDEDGNVLEHATAKLKRKGCDLLVVNQVGVGRVFGQDQNSVIILSGHGAAPQSAAGSKSDVAAAVIDRISTELSRVHPAS; translated from the coding sequence GTGCGCATAGTCCTCGGAGTCGGGGGAGGGATCGCAGCCTACAAGGTTGCATCGCTCCTCCGGCTTTTTACTGAGGCCGGACACAATGTCACGGTCATTCCCACGGAGGCCGCCAACCGGTTTGTCGGCGTGGCTACATGGGAGGCCCTCTCGGGCAATCCGGTGAGCAACAGCGTCTTTGACGACGTGGAGAAGGTCAACCACGTCCGTCTCGGTCATGAGGCGGATCTCATCGTGGTCGCCCCGGCGACTGCCGACCTGCTGGCCAAGGCAGCAACCGGCCAAGCGGGGGATCTGCTGACCAATACACTCCTGATGGCCCACGGCCCGGTGCTTTTCGCTCCCGCAATGCACACCGAAATGTGGCACAACCAAGCCACCCAGGCGAACGTGGAAACACTGCGCAGCCGGGGCATCACCGTCCTGGAACCCGCAGTGGGCCGGCTCACAGGCGCGGACTCCGGGCCAGGCAGACTGCCCGAGCAGGAAGCCATCTTCGCAGCCGCTATGGCTTTGGTCGACGCCTCCTCGCCCTCAACCCGGCTTGCTGGCCCGAAACCCCTGGCCGGGCGCACCGTCACGATCTCCGCCGGCGGCACCAGGGAGTCCCTGGATCCAGTCCGGTTCCTTGGGAACAGGTCCTCAGGCAAGCAAGGTGTTGCGCTGGCCGCCGCGGCCCTTGACGCAGGCGCCCACGTGAGGTTCCTCGCTGCCCACATGGAAGTACAGGCACCTGCGGGCGTCGAGCTGATCCAGGTTGAATCCGCATTGGAGCTCCGTGACGCCGCGCTGGAAGCCGCCGTCGGCTCCGACGTCGTGATCATGGCCGCAGCCGTCGCGGACTTCCGCCCCGCCGAAGTTTCAGACACGAAAATCAAGAAGGTCAACGGCAACGACGCCCCCGTGGTGCGCCTCGTGCAGAACCCGGACATTCTGCATGAGCTGGTGGTACGTCGCGACGCTGAGGCATCCACGCAGTTGATCATCGGATTTGCGGCCGAAACCGGGGACGAGGACGGCAACGTCCTGGAGCACGCCACCGCCAAGCTCAAACGCAAAGGCTGTGACCTTTTAGTGGTCAACCAGGTAGGCGTCGGGCGCGTGTTCGGCCAGGACCAGAATTCTGTGATCATTCTCTCCGGCCATGGCGCGGCGCCGCAGTCGGCGGCAGGTTCCAAATCCGACGTCGCCGCCGCTGTTATTGACCGCATCAGCACTGAACTGAGCCGGGTACACCCGGCCAGCTAG
- the gmk gene encoding guanylate kinase — MSKNPGLTVLAGPTAVGKGTVSTYIRDNYPEVWLSVSATTRAPRPGETDGVHYFFKSAEEFDALVEDGQLLEWAVVHGKNRYGTLRSTVDAAISEGRSVLLEIDLQGARQVKAAVPDANFVFLAPPSWDEMVRRLVGRGTETPEEQQRRLETAKLELAAEPEFDHTVINDDVRRAADELVSLMGLTPHQR; from the coding sequence GTGAGCAAGAATCCGGGACTGACCGTCCTCGCAGGCCCCACTGCCGTTGGCAAGGGAACAGTATCCACGTATATCCGGGACAATTACCCCGAGGTCTGGCTGTCGGTTTCAGCCACCACCCGTGCTCCGCGGCCGGGGGAGACAGACGGTGTCCACTACTTCTTCAAGTCCGCCGAGGAATTCGACGCACTCGTTGAGGACGGCCAGCTGCTTGAGTGGGCCGTCGTCCACGGAAAGAACCGCTACGGCACGCTGCGCAGCACCGTGGACGCTGCCATCTCCGAAGGCAGGTCCGTGCTGCTGGAGATCGATTTGCAGGGCGCCCGCCAGGTCAAGGCGGCAGTTCCGGACGCCAACTTCGTCTTCCTTGCTCCGCCCAGCTGGGACGAAATGGTCCGCCGCCTGGTGGGACGCGGCACCGAAACTCCGGAGGAACAGCAGCGGCGGCTGGAAACCGCTAAACTGGAACTTGCCGCTGAACCGGAGTTTGACCACACCGTCATCAATGACGACGTACGCCGGGCAGCGGACGAGCTTGTTTCACTCATGGGGCTTACCCCGCACCAGCGCTAA
- a CDS encoding glycosyltransferase family 4 protein has translation MKIVIDARFTRTDHHDGISRYGSSLIAATSKIADVTMLISDKRQLALLPDVPYVHISSPLSPRELFVAREVNKLGADVVVCPMQTMGTWGRKYGLVLTLHDLIYYEHPAPPGFLPAPIRLLWRLYHKAYWPQRLLLNRADIVATISHTTESLMAKFNLTRRPVRIVGNAPQPGQTPRDPAAGAEKSLLYMGSFMPYKNVETMIQGMAELPGFTLHLLSRITPQRRAELEPLVPPGAKVEFHNGVTDAKYDSLLVRATALVSLSKAEGYGLPLVEAMALGTPVIASDTPIFREVGGDVVSYVHSESPGEFAAAVKALEDAELWQTRSRRSVERAAEFNWDESARQLLAVAEEIVTMRSRKRR, from the coding sequence GTGAAAATCGTCATAGATGCCCGCTTTACCCGCACGGACCATCATGACGGGATCAGCCGCTACGGATCGAGCCTCATTGCTGCGACGTCCAAGATCGCGGATGTCACGATGCTCATCAGCGACAAGCGTCAGTTGGCGCTCCTCCCTGATGTCCCCTACGTTCACATCAGCAGCCCGTTGTCCCCCCGCGAACTGTTCGTGGCGCGCGAAGTCAACAAGCTCGGGGCCGATGTCGTGGTTTGCCCGATGCAGACCATGGGCACCTGGGGCCGCAAGTACGGGCTTGTCCTGACCCTGCACGACCTCATCTACTATGAGCACCCGGCCCCTCCGGGCTTCCTGCCCGCACCGATCCGGCTGCTCTGGCGGCTCTACCACAAGGCCTACTGGCCGCAGCGATTGCTTCTCAACCGGGCCGACATCGTTGCCACCATCAGCCACACCACCGAGTCGCTCATGGCGAAGTTCAATTTGACCCGCCGCCCGGTCCGGATCGTCGGCAACGCGCCACAGCCGGGCCAGACGCCGCGCGATCCGGCAGCCGGCGCAGAGAAGTCCCTGCTCTACATGGGCTCGTTCATGCCCTACAAAAATGTGGAAACCATGATCCAGGGAATGGCCGAATTGCCCGGATTCACGCTGCATCTGCTCAGCAGGATCACCCCCCAGCGCCGGGCCGAGCTGGAGCCCTTGGTGCCGCCGGGCGCGAAGGTCGAGTTCCACAACGGCGTCACGGATGCCAAATACGACTCCCTCCTGGTCCGGGCCACCGCCCTCGTCAGCCTGTCCAAAGCGGAAGGCTATGGGCTGCCCCTGGTCGAGGCGATGGCTCTTGGCACTCCCGTGATCGCCAGTGACACTCCCATCTTCCGTGAGGTCGGCGGGGACGTCGTGAGCTATGTGCACTCCGAATCGCCAGGCGAATTTGCCGCGGCAGTGAAAGCCCTTGAAGATGCGGAATTGTGGCAGACGCGCTCACGCCGCTCCGTGGAACGTGCGGCTGAATTCAATTGGGACGAATCGGCCCGCCAACTGCTGGCCGTGGCCGAAGAGATCGTTACGATGCGCAGCCGCAAGCGGCGCTAG
- the metK gene encoding methionine adenosyltransferase, giving the protein MTLPLHHESHGIPSKLRLFTSESVTEGHPDKICDQISDAILDALLAADPESRVAVETMATTGLVHVAGEVTTDAYVEIPQIVRETILGIGYDSSANGFDGARCGVSVSIGQQSNDIAGGVFNSLEAREGRQEDDYDLQGAGDQGIMFGYASDETPSYMPTPIWLAHRLSERLTEVRKSGELAYLRPDGKTQVTVGYDRDRPVSVETVVISSQHAEGTHLDRLRADLASHVIEPVLAVSNLDISHVANILNPAGAFVIGGPVGDAGLTGRKIIVDTYGGMARHGGGAFSGKDPSKVDRSAAYAMRWVAKNVVAAGLAKRAEIQIAYAIGQARPVGTYVETFGTETVDPAKISEAIAEIFDLRPRAIIDALDLKRPIYAKTAAHGHFGRDEPDFTWERLDRVDELKEFFNA; this is encoded by the coding sequence GTGACTTTACCGCTGCACCATGAATCCCACGGCATCCCGTCCAAGCTCCGGCTCTTCACCTCAGAGTCGGTCACGGAAGGGCACCCGGACAAAATCTGCGACCAGATCAGCGACGCCATCCTCGATGCGCTCCTGGCCGCAGACCCTGAGTCGCGCGTGGCTGTTGAAACCATGGCCACCACAGGCTTGGTGCACGTAGCCGGTGAAGTCACGACGGATGCGTATGTTGAAATCCCGCAGATCGTCCGCGAGACCATCCTCGGCATCGGTTACGACTCGTCGGCCAACGGCTTCGACGGCGCCCGTTGCGGCGTGTCTGTCTCCATCGGACAGCAGTCCAACGACATAGCCGGTGGCGTCTTCAATTCGCTCGAAGCCCGCGAAGGCCGCCAGGAGGACGACTACGACCTCCAGGGCGCCGGTGACCAGGGCATCATGTTCGGCTACGCGAGCGACGAGACCCCGTCCTACATGCCGACGCCCATTTGGCTCGCCCATCGGCTGTCCGAGCGTCTCACCGAAGTCCGCAAGAGCGGCGAACTGGCCTACCTCCGTCCTGACGGCAAGACCCAGGTGACGGTCGGATACGACCGCGACCGTCCGGTTTCCGTTGAAACGGTGGTCATCTCCAGCCAGCACGCCGAAGGGACCCACCTCGATCGCCTGCGCGCCGATCTCGCCTCGCACGTGATCGAGCCCGTCCTGGCTGTGTCCAACCTGGACATCTCCCACGTCGCGAACATCCTGAACCCGGCCGGTGCCTTCGTCATCGGCGGTCCCGTCGGCGACGCCGGGCTGACAGGCCGCAAGATCATCGTTGACACGTACGGCGGCATGGCCCGCCACGGCGGCGGTGCCTTCTCCGGCAAGGATCCGTCGAAGGTGGACCGCTCGGCGGCCTACGCGATGCGCTGGGTAGCGAAGAACGTCGTAGCCGCAGGCTTGGCCAAGCGGGCCGAAATCCAGATCGCCTACGCGATCGGCCAGGCGCGCCCAGTAGGCACGTACGTCGAAACCTTCGGTACCGAGACTGTCGACCCGGCCAAGATCAGCGAAGCGATTGCGGAGATCTTCGATCTCCGTCCGCGCGCCATCATCGACGCTCTCGACCTCAAGCGCCCCATCTACGCAAAGACCGCGGCGCATGGCCATTTCGGCCGCGACGAGCCGGACTTCACGTGGGAACGATTGGACCGCGTGGACGAACTGAAAGAATTCTTCAACGCCTGA
- a CDS encoding primosomal protein N' encodes MSDGSLLPFAMALPSPSHQPSLLQGFPSRGSDVAGPPLAANNPVARVLIESSLPHLDRPFDYSVPAELDGSALAGVRVKVRFSGQELNGYVLERMESSEAGHGLTPLLKVVSAVPVLTPALLELASSLAARYAGTLSDVLRTAIPPRVARLEKQFLSGDSRLDEPDEPDTPDGHGTASQGSASQAQAAWASYTNGTPYLQHLAGGGSPRAVLTATQGFGTAGWPGLVASAVAAVRSSGRGAVVVVPDYRDLDRMEAALRAVLPAGDVARLTADDGPTPRYRSYLRLLSGAAKVAVGTRSAAYAPVQDLGLVVCWDDGDDLHIDQRAPYAHTREILLLRSEQESAACLMAAHTRSTELQRLVEGGWAVPVEAPRPLVRASTPRVLNTADSFEQERDPLAKIARLPGAAWRAAKEGLERGPVLVQVARAGYAPSLVCEDCRETARCNNCQGPLAIAGQSALPQCRWCSTPAPEWRCRHCGGGRLRRGAAGVLRTAEELGRAFPGKAVVTSSGDQVKATVSDARALVVATVGAEPIVSGGYAAALLLDGNSLLRRENLRAGEDTVRRWFNAAALVRPANEGGLVIITADDTTATGALLRWDPAGYASRELALRQELQLPPAVRIASVTGKRADVVHFTESLAENIQLRTAGPAPVSLTLSAQRAVEQERDPDVRTLIFIPYAQAGVATRSMRAVKAASAAKRTSGPVQLRLDGVDVL; translated from the coding sequence ATGAGCGATGGCTCGCTGCTTCCGTTTGCCATGGCGTTGCCTTCGCCGTCCCATCAGCCGTCCTTGTTGCAAGGCTTCCCTTCGCGCGGGAGCGACGTCGCCGGGCCACCGCTCGCGGCGAACAATCCGGTGGCACGGGTCCTGATCGAATCATCCTTGCCGCATCTCGACAGGCCTTTCGACTACAGCGTCCCGGCCGAGTTGGACGGGAGCGCCCTGGCAGGCGTCCGGGTCAAAGTCCGCTTCAGCGGCCAGGAACTCAACGGCTACGTCCTGGAGCGCATGGAATCGTCAGAAGCCGGGCATGGCCTGACTCCGCTTCTCAAGGTGGTTTCAGCCGTTCCGGTGCTGACTCCTGCGTTGCTGGAGCTTGCCTCCAGTCTCGCGGCCCGCTATGCCGGGACGCTGAGCGATGTCCTCCGCACTGCCATTCCGCCCCGTGTCGCGCGCTTGGAGAAGCAGTTCCTGTCCGGCGATTCCCGCCTGGACGAACCTGACGAGCCGGACACCCCGGACGGGCATGGCACCGCTTCCCAGGGCTCCGCGTCCCAGGCCCAAGCGGCGTGGGCTTCCTACACAAACGGGACGCCCTACCTGCAACACCTGGCCGGGGGTGGCTCACCCCGCGCCGTCTTGACTGCAACCCAGGGTTTTGGAACCGCCGGCTGGCCCGGGCTTGTGGCGTCTGCGGTGGCGGCAGTCCGCTCCTCAGGGCGGGGTGCCGTCGTCGTCGTTCCCGACTACCGTGATCTCGACCGCATGGAAGCGGCCCTGCGCGCTGTCCTGCCGGCAGGGGACGTCGCGCGGTTGACGGCCGACGACGGCCCGACACCGCGGTACCGAAGCTACCTTCGGCTCCTCAGCGGCGCGGCAAAAGTGGCAGTCGGCACCCGCTCGGCAGCTTACGCTCCGGTGCAGGACCTGGGGCTGGTGGTGTGCTGGGACGACGGCGACGACCTCCACATTGACCAGCGCGCCCCCTACGCCCACACCCGGGAAATCCTGCTCTTGCGTTCCGAACAGGAATCAGCGGCGTGCCTCATGGCTGCGCACACCCGCAGCACCGAACTTCAGCGGCTTGTTGAGGGCGGCTGGGCCGTGCCAGTGGAAGCCCCCCGGCCGCTGGTCCGAGCCAGCACGCCCCGGGTGCTCAATACAGCTGACAGCTTCGAGCAGGAACGCGACCCCCTGGCAAAGATCGCACGCTTGCCCGGCGCCGCCTGGCGGGCCGCCAAAGAGGGACTGGAACGCGGACCCGTCCTGGTACAGGTGGCCCGGGCCGGCTACGCCCCATCCCTTGTCTGCGAGGATTGCCGCGAAACCGCCAGGTGCAACAACTGCCAGGGCCCCCTCGCGATCGCCGGACAATCGGCCCTGCCGCAGTGCCGCTGGTGCTCCACCCCGGCCCCGGAGTGGCGCTGCCGCCATTGCGGCGGAGGCCGTCTTCGCAGGGGGGCCGCCGGTGTGCTGCGGACCGCGGAAGAACTAGGCAGGGCTTTTCCAGGCAAGGCCGTCGTGACGTCTTCGGGGGACCAGGTCAAAGCCACGGTGTCCGATGCCCGTGCCCTCGTGGTGGCAACCGTGGGCGCTGAGCCGATCGTAAGCGGCGGCTACGCGGCGGCGCTGCTCCTGGATGGCAATTCGCTCCTGCGCAGGGAGAACCTGCGCGCCGGGGAGGACACAGTGCGGCGATGGTTCAACGCTGCAGCCCTCGTGCGGCCCGCGAATGAAGGCGGGCTCGTGATCATCACTGCCGACGACACAACCGCGACGGGTGCCCTGTTGCGCTGGGACCCTGCGGGATACGCCTCCCGCGAGCTCGCACTGCGGCAGGAACTCCAGTTGCCCCCCGCAGTCCGGATCGCGTCGGTGACGGGCAAGCGCGCCGACGTCGTGCACTTTACCGAAAGCCTGGCCGAAAACATCCAACTCCGCACCGCGGGCCCCGCGCCGGTCTCCCTCACGCTGTCGGCGCAGCGTGCAGTGGAACAGGAGCGCGATCCGGACGTCCGGACACTGATCTTCATTCCTTATGCCCAAGCAGGTGTTGCCACCCGTTCCATGCGGGCAGTCAAAGCCGCCAGTGCGGCGAAGCGAACCTCGGGACCGGTGCAATTGCGGCTCGACGGCGTCGACGTCCTCTAG